A section of the Bacteroidota bacterium genome encodes:
- a CDS encoding ABC transporter ATP-binding protein — protein sequence MIKITNITKQFQTVTALENISFTINKQEFFGLLGPNGAGKTTLMNLLVGYFDSDSGVIEIASERVTRDNLHTRKNIGLVPQSLALYDDISAEDNLKIFGSFFHIAKNELVIRIKEMLESVQLYDRRKDKVKTFSGGMKRRLNMIASLLHDPPLILCDEPTVGIDPQSRNAIFDYLTMLNQQGKTIVYTTHYMEEAERLCNRIAIIDQGKIIAEGSLDKLLEQLHYDDTISIIKNQSTIANMHILKSFGDLIDVNEHFELKPKQGFLLSEFYSMLEKYEIGYKFIETKRPSLESLFLHLTGRRLRD from the coding sequence ATGATAAAAATTACCAACATCACAAAACAATTTCAAACCGTAACTGCGCTGGAGAATATCTCGTTTACCATCAATAAACAAGAATTCTTCGGGCTTCTCGGTCCAAATGGCGCTGGTAAAACCACACTTATGAATCTGCTCGTCGGTTACTTCGACTCTGACAGCGGGGTGATTGAGATTGCCAGTGAACGTGTAACCCGTGATAACCTGCACACGCGAAAAAACATCGGTTTAGTGCCACAGTCGCTTGCTCTTTACGACGATATTTCTGCTGAGGATAACCTTAAAATATTTGGAAGTTTCTTTCACATCGCCAAAAATGAACTCGTGATAAGAATAAAAGAAATGCTCGAATCTGTTCAGCTTTATGATCGCCGAAAAGATAAAGTAAAAACTTTTTCGGGTGGAATGAAACGTCGTTTGAATATGATTGCGAGCTTATTGCATGATCCTCCCTTAATTTTATGCGACGAACCGACGGTAGGTATAGACCCTCAATCGCGAAACGCAATTTTCGATTACCTGACAATGTTGAACCAGCAGGGTAAAACGATTGTTTATACTACACACTACATGGAAGAAGCGGAAAGATTATGCAACCGAATCGCCATTATCGATCAAGGCAAAATAATTGCTGAAGGATCGCTCGATAAATTATTGGAACAATTGCATTACGATGATACGATATCAATAATTAAGAACCAATCGACTATAGCTAATATGCACATCTTAAAAAGTTTTGGCGATTTGATAGATGTGAACGAACACTTTGAGCTGAAACCCAAACAAGGATTTTTATTATCTGAGTTTTATTCAATGTTAGAAAAGTATGAGATCGGTTATAAGTTTATCGAGACAAAAAGACCATCTCTTGAGTCGCTGTTTCTGCATCTGACAGGAAGGAGATTACGAGATTGA